A single genomic interval of Xiphophorus couchianus chromosome 2, X_couchianus-1.0, whole genome shotgun sequence harbors:
- the LOC114156589 gene encoding uncharacterized protein LOC114156589 produces MSSVYISQCGVTIKPFSVGDFRGSEAERRILMFAAMTRGSNHTLVTTRTGIERSCCALFRQQKAKSENICYFSHSRQKEEYQTKTPCIKTRVKFCFKDKVKMEQREPTVDPAAEVTEGRFRELATKWFIDTQLPLIVNNGLFPSWFLGFISRKDAEDMLREKDLGCFLIRLSDKAIGYILSYKGRDRCRHFVISQSETGRFIVCGDTEEHNTLFDLTEHYKTKPVEPFGEYLTSPCYGDVNEDLYDIIQVSPKEKPAAPLRAAKKVHKQQMNSATEQQPVRAPRINRTQEEVPPLPRRTRHFESSPVSDNDGVLYAQLRKQTPRAHHASRDKSPGSNQGKVERLNTKEQNNGRCSPSSDPESLYSELNALDSKSMSLPLLDSISDGEQCYRLSVPPDTPPRLSPRPVRQASRGISQSNSSHSLDGLSDHSVYHLAGSHSPTASETASSTEQLDDSLYAEVSIEAPVIDNDNTYEILPNHKEPVKPKAKRNTQEPGEETKRKFNNGSWGIKNDKWKWLFPETKRK; encoded by the exons ATGTCATCTGTCTATATCTCTCAGTGTGGGGTCACAATCAAACCATTTTCAGTTGGAGATTTCAGAGGTTCAGAAGCTGAGAGGAGAATTTTAATGTTTGCTGCAATGACAAGGGGTTCAAATCACACACTGGTAACCACAAGGACAG GGATTGAGAGGAGCTGCTGCGCATTGTTTCGACAACAGAAAGccaaatctgaaaatatttgctatttttCACATTCAAGACAGAAGGAGGAATATCAGACGAAGACTCCCTGCATTAAGACACGTGTGAAGTTTTGTTTCAAG GACAAAGTGAAGATGGAGCAAAGGGAGCCGACTGTGGATCCTGCTGCTGAAGTTACGGAGGGGCGGTTTAGAGAGTTGGCCACCAAGTGGTTCATAGATACTCAGCTGCCTCTTATTGTCAACAACGGCCTTTTCCCCAGCTGGTTCCTGGGCTTCATTAGCAGAAA AGATGCTGAGGACATGCTTAGAGAAAAGGATCTTGGCTGTTTTCTGATTCGTCTCAGTGATAAAGCTATTGGATATATTCTGTCGTACAA aggCAGAGATCGGTGTCGCCACTTTGTGATAAGCCAGAGCGAGACGGGACGGTTTATAGTGTGCGGAGACACAGAGGAACACAACACTTTGTTCGACCTAACAGAACACTATAAAACAAAACCCGTTGAGCCCTTTGGAGAATATCTGACATCTCCATGCTACGGG GATGTCAATGAGGACCTCTATGATATCATTCAGGTCAGCCCCAAAGAAAAACCAGCTGCTCCTCTCAGAGCAGCAAAGAAAGTACATAAGCAGCAGATGAACTCAGCCACAGAGCAGCAACCAGTGCGGGCACCAAGGATTAACAGGACTCAAGAG gAAGTACCACCTTTGCCACGGAGGACCAGGCACTTTGAGAGCTCCCCAGTCAGTGACAATGATGGGGTTCTGTATGCTCAACTTAGGAAGCAAACACCTAGAGCCCATCACGCCTCCAGGGACAAGTCCCCCGGCTCAAATCAAGGCAAAGTCGAGAGGCTGAACACTAAAGAGCAAAACAACGGCAGATGTAGTCCTTCATCTGACCCTGAATCTCTCTACTCTGAACTCAACGCGCTTGACAGCAAGAGCATGTCCCTGCCTCTGCTGGACAGCATCTCTGACGGCGAGCAATGTTACAGACTGAGCGTACCTCCTGACACGCCGCCACGACTTTCCCCGAGGCCAGTTCGGCAGGCCTCCCGCGGCATCTCGCAGTCAAACAGCAGCCACAGCCTGGACGGCCTGAGCGACCACTCGGTCTATCACCTGGCTGGCAGCCACAGCCCAACAGCATCTGAAACTGCATCATCCACAGAGCAGCTCGATGACTCCCTGTACGCCGAGGTCTCCATCGAAGCCCCTGTCATTGATAACGACAACACTTATGAGATCCTCCCCAACCACAAAGAGCCCGTCAAGCCCAAAGCCAAAAGAAACACTCAAGAGCCTGGGGAGGAGACCAAACGCAAATTTAACAATGGATCCTGGGGGATAAAG AATGACAAATGGAAATGGCTTTTCCCCGAGACCAAGAGGAAGTGA